The Actinomycetes bacterium genome includes the window AGGAGGCAGCCGAGGTCGGACGGGATGGAGTCGAACCCGCACGAGTGGACGATCCGCGCGCCGTGCGACGCGGCCGGCGCACCGCAGCGTGCCAGGGACTCGCGCACGAACAGCACCTCGCCGGTGAGGTCGGCGTAGTCGGTCCCCGCGGCCGCGCACGCCTCCACCACCGGAAGGCCGTAGCGGGCGTACGGCCCGACCGTCGTCGCGACCACCTGCGCGGACCAGACCATCGCCTCGACGGAGTCCCGGTCACCGGAGTCCGCGACGAGCAGGGGCCAGTCACGGGCGCGCGGCGCCAGCCCACCGCGCAGCGCCTCCAACTTCTGCTTGGAACGGCCCGCGAGCCCGATCCGTACGCCCTCCGGCGCGTGCTCGGCGAGGTAGTCGGCGACGAGACGCCCCACGAAGCCGGTCGCCCCGAAGACCACCACGTCGAGGTCACGCCGGACCGGGTGCTCCTCGTCCATGCGGCGCCCCTCTCCTCGTGGGCGAATCTACCCAAGCACCGCTCGGGCGTTCACACGTCACTCACAGGTCGCCCTCCTACTCTCCTCGCCATGGGCAGGCCGAGCTCCGCGGACGCCGGCCGCGACGTCGACCGGCGGCGCTTCCTCGGTCTGCTCGCCGCGGGCGCCGCCGGCCTCACGGCCGCCGCGTGCACCACCAGCGCCGGGTCCACGAGGGCCGCGTCGTCCGCGCGCGCATCCGGACCCGGGCCGTCACCCGGCGCCGCGTCCGCACCGGCCCGTGCCACCACCTCGAGCACCGCCGCCGCGCCCGCGTCGACCGCCGCGCTGCCCCGCACGACGCCGTGGACGGCACGGATCGGGGAGGTGCACCCAGCGGTCAAGCACCGCGCGACCGCACTCGTCCAGGCGGTCGCCGCGTGGCCCGAGGGCCAAGGCGGGATGGCCGCGGCTCGACGCCGGGTCGCCGCCCTCGGGATGGACCCGTCGTTGGCCGACGCCTGCGCCCCGCTGGTCGGCAGCGAGCCTGCGGCCGCCTGCCAGGTCGTGGACGCCCAGTACGGCGGAATCCTCGCGACCTCCTCCAGCGTGCTCGTCGTCGTCGATCAGTGGCGCCGCCACGCCGACGGCACCGTGCACGCCGGCGGGACCACCCTCGACATCCGGCTGGTCGAGGCCTCGCCACGCTGGCGCGTCGTCGACGTCTTCCCGGCCCACCCGGCGCCGGCCACGAGGACGCCGGCATCCAACGCCCGCGCAGTGCTCAGCAGCAGCCGAATCCACCTGCCGCACGCGGCGCACGCCGACGTGATGAGCGGGACCATCCACGCCTCGGTGCTGGACACGCTCCTCGCCCTCGCGGACCGCTACGTCGTCGACGTCAGCATCGTGCGGTCGGGCCATCCGTACTACGTCTTCGGGACGCGCCGCCGCAGCGACCACCCGAGAGGACGGGCCGTCGACGTGTGGGCCCTCGACGGCCGCCCCCTCGTGGAGCCGGTCAACCATCCGCTGGCCGTCGCCGGGATGCGCCTGGCGGTCGCGCACGGCGCGTACAACGTCGGCGGGCCAGTGCTGCTCGCTGGCCCGCAGTACTTCAGCGACCAGACCCACCAGGACCACATCCACCTGGGCTTCGACGTCTGACCACGGCCGGCGAACGCGGCCGCGACTCGCCTCAGGAGTTGAGCTCGGCGAACAGGGTCTGCGTGACCGGGCTGGGCGAGACCCCGAGCTCCTCGCGAAGCGTCCGACGCAGCCGGTCGTAGACCAGCAGAGCCTCCGCCAGGTTGCCCTGCGCCGCGAGGGCACGCATGAGAAGCCGGTAGCCGCTCTCGCGGAACGGCTCGACCTCGACGAGAGAGCGGCCGGCCCGGCAGGCCGCGGCCAGCTCCGAGCCGCCGATACCGAGGCAGCTCGACCCGTACGCCTCCAGAGCGCGCAGGCGCGTCTCGGCGAGCCGGCGTCTCTCGTCGACGAGCCAGTCGAAGGTCTCCTCCCCCTCCTCGCCCGCCAGCAGCCCGCGCTCGGCGGCGAAGAGCGCCACCTGCGAGGGCGCCCAGGCCCGCACCCAGTCGCCGGCCGCGACCGAGGACTCCGCGCGGTGGACCGCCTCACGCGCGACCTCCAGGTCGACCCAGGGGTCCACGAGCCTCAGCCGCAGCGTCGCGCGCCCGTCGACGGAGGAGGTGCCCAACACCTGCCGGATCTTCGACAGCAGGGCGGACAGCCCGCTGTCGACGTTGCCGGGAGGGCGCGCCGGCCAGATGGCGTCGATGAGCTCGCCTCGAGGCACGTACCGGTGCCGGTTCAGCACGAGGTAGCCGCACAGCAGCCGTCCCTGGCGACCGGGCAGCCGATCGTCAACCCGGCGCCCGGCACGGTCGACCACCAGCGGTCCGCACACCTGGATGCGGATCGACGGAGCATCCCCGCGCGCCTGTTCCGGCACGCCAAGATTCTGCCAAGGAGGGTCGGTACAACAGCAGACCGGAGGTGCGAGATGGCACGAGTGATTCGCTGCGAGTGCGGCTTCGTCGCACGCGGCGAGAGCGACGACGAGGTCGTCGACACGATCCGCGGTCACATGAGGAGCGACCACCCGGCGCTGTACGAGTCGGTCGACCGCGCGGACCTCTACAGCTGGATCCAGGTCGAGTAGCGAGGAGCAGGCACATGACGACTCAGGCGAGAACGACTGGCGAGGCACCGGCTTTCGATGCCGCCGCCTACAAGGCGACGACGCTGGCCCAGTGGGAGCAGGCGGCCGCCGCGTGGCACGAGTGGGGTCCGACGCTGGAGAGCTGGCTCGGGCAGGCGACCGAGCTCATGCTCGACGCGGCCGGGGTCGGGCCGGGGGCCAAGGTCCTCGACGTCGCCGCGGGAGCCGGCGGGCAGACGCTGACCGCCGCGCGGCGGGTCGGCCCCACCGGCCGCGTCCTGGCGACGGACATCTCCCCGCAGATCCTCGCCTTCGCCGAGCGCGAAGCCCACGACCAGGGGCTGACCTGGGTGAGCACCCGGGTCCTCGATGGCGAGAACCTCGACGTGGAGCCGGGAAGCTTCGACGCCGTGATCTCCCGGGTCGGCTTCATCTACTTCCCCGACCAGCCGGCCGCCTTCGCCGGGATGCTGCGCGCCCTGCGCCCGGGCGGTCGCCTCGCCGGCATCGTCTACTCCACCCCGGAGGCGAACGGGTTCTTCTCGATCCCCGTGTCGATCATCCGGCGGCGCGCCGAGCTGCCGCCGCCACTGCCGGGCCAACCCGGTCCGTTCAGCCTTGGCGCCCACGGAGTGGCCAGCGCGGCGCTGGAGCGGGCAGGGTTCGTCGACGTGTCGGTCCAGGCCGTCTCCGCGCCGTTGCGGATGGTCTCCTCGGCGGAGTGCGTCCGCTTCGAGAGGGCGTCGTTCGGCGCGCTCCACCAGATGCTCTCGCGCCTCGACGAGCGGGACCAGGAGGCCGCCTGGAGCGAGATCACCGAACGCCTCGGCGAGTTCGACGGACCCGACGGATTCGTCGGTCCCTGCGAGCTGCTCGTGGTCGCCGGGTCGCGCCCTGGGGCACCCTCGTGACCACGGTCGTCGCGGCGGCCGTCCAGGCAGCGCCCGTCATGCTCGACACCGCTGGGACCCTCGAGAAGGTGGTGGCGCTCACCGAGAAGGCCGCGGCGGACGGGGCCGAGCTCGTCGTGTTCCCCGAGACCTTCGTCCCGGGCTATCCCGACTGGGTCGCCCGAACGCTGCCGTGGGACGACGCGGCGCGCGAGCTCTACGGGATGCTGCTGGACCAGGCCGTCGTCGTGGGCTCCGCCGAGACCGACCTGCTCGCCGAGACGGCGGCCCGGCTCGGCGTGTGGCTCGCCGTCGGGGTGGACGAGCGGGAAGCGGTCGGGTCCACCGTCTACAACACCCTGCTGTACTTCTCCCCCGAGGGCACCCTGGCCGGTCGGCACCGCAAGCTGGTGCCGACCGGTGGTGAGCGGCTGGTCTGGGGCGCCGGTGACGGCTCCACGCTGCCGGTGCTCGAGACGCCCTTCGGACGCCTCTCCGGCTTGATCTGCTGGGAGAACTACATGCCGCTCGCCCGAGCGGCGCTGTACGCCCGTGGGGTCGACATCCACCTCGCCCCGACCTGGGACGACCAGGACTCGTGGGTGGCCAGCATGCGCCACATCGCCAAGGAGGGGCGCATGCACGTGATCGGCGTCAACTGCGCGCAGCGCGCCGCCGACCTGCCGGAGGGTCTGCCGGGGCGCGAGAGCCTCTACTCCGGGGAGGAGGAGTGGCTCAGCCGCGGCCGATCGGTGATCGTCGGCCCCGACGGGACGATCCTCGCCGGCCCCGCGGTCGAGCGCGAGGAGATCCTCCTCGCCGAGCTGGACGTCACCGCGGCACGGCGGTCACGGCAGTTCTTCGACCCGGTCGGGCACTACAGCCGCCCCGACGTGTTCCACCTGAGCGTCGACACGACCCCGCGGCCGGGTGTCAGCTTCACCGAGCAGCCGGGCGGCGAGTAGCACCGGGTCCGTCGTTATCCTCCGAGCCGGGAGGCGGCGCCCGCCGCCCGCTCTACGAGGAGGCGGAACCATGGCCGACCAGCTTGCTCCCTTCCGCGCGGACCACGTCGGCAGCCTGCTCCGGCCGGCACGGCTGCTGGCGGCCCGCGAGGACGCCGCCGCCGGACGCATCCCTCGCGAGGCGCTGCAGGAGGTGG containing:
- a CDS encoding saccharopine dehydrogenase NADP-binding domain-containing protein — translated: MDEEHPVRRDLDVVVFGATGFVGRLVADYLAEHAPEGVRIGLAGRSKQKLEALRGGLAPRARDWPLLVADSGDRDSVEAMVWSAQVVATTVGPYARYGLPVVEACAAAGTDYADLTGEVLFVRESLARCGAPAASHGARIVHSCGFDSIPSDLGCLL
- a CDS encoding BTAD domain-containing putative transcriptional regulator: MPEQARGDAPSIRIQVCGPLVVDRAGRRVDDRLPGRQGRLLCGYLVLNRHRYVPRGELIDAIWPARPPGNVDSGLSALLSKIRQVLGTSSVDGRATLRLRLVDPWVDLEVAREAVHRAESSVAAGDWVRAWAPSQVALFAAERGLLAGEEGEETFDWLVDERRRLAETRLRALEAYGSSCLGIGGSELAAACRAGRSLVEVEPFRESGYRLLMRALAAQGNLAEALLVYDRLRRTLREELGVSPSPVTQTLFAELNS
- a CDS encoding DUF1059 domain-containing protein, which encodes MARVIRCECGFVARGESDDEVVDTIRGHMRSDHPALYESVDRADLYSWIQVE
- a CDS encoding class I SAM-dependent methyltransferase codes for the protein MTTQARTTGEAPAFDAAAYKATTLAQWEQAAAAWHEWGPTLESWLGQATELMLDAAGVGPGAKVLDVAAGAGGQTLTAARRVGPTGRVLATDISPQILAFAEREAHDQGLTWVSTRVLDGENLDVEPGSFDAVISRVGFIYFPDQPAAFAGMLRALRPGGRLAGIVYSTPEANGFFSIPVSIIRRRAELPPPLPGQPGPFSLGAHGVASAALERAGFVDVSVQAVSAPLRMVSSAECVRFERASFGALHQMLSRLDERDQEAAWSEITERLGEFDGPDGFVGPCELLVVAGSRPGAPS
- a CDS encoding carbon-nitrogen hydrolase family protein; the encoded protein is MTTVVAAAVQAAPVMLDTAGTLEKVVALTEKAAADGAELVVFPETFVPGYPDWVARTLPWDDAARELYGMLLDQAVVVGSAETDLLAETAARLGVWLAVGVDEREAVGSTVYNTLLYFSPEGTLAGRHRKLVPTGGERLVWGAGDGSTLPVLETPFGRLSGLICWENYMPLARAALYARGVDIHLAPTWDDQDSWVASMRHIAKEGRMHVIGVNCAQRAADLPEGLPGRESLYSGEEEWLSRGRSVIVGPDGTILAGPAVEREEILLAELDVTAARRSRQFFDPVGHYSRPDVFHLSVDTTPRPGVSFTEQPGGE